One part of the Mycobacterium marinum genome encodes these proteins:
- a CDS encoding transglutaminase family protein, protein MWRMRVVHSTGYAYEAPVTASFNEARLTPRSNSRQNVILNRVETIPATRSYRYVDYWGTAVTAFDLHAPHTELTVTSSSVVETERPEPPEAKVTWEELESMAVIDRFDEVLRPTSYTPTSKRVAAVGRRIRKYHDPAEAVVAAARWARSELDYLPGTTGVHSSGLDALEQGKGVCQDFAHLSLIVLRGMGIPARYVSGYLHPKRNAVVGKSVAGRSHAWIQAWTGGWWHYDPTNDTEISEQYISVGAGRDYSDVPPLKGIYSGLGVTDLDVDVEITRLA, encoded by the coding sequence ATGTGGCGGATGCGGGTGGTGCACAGCACCGGGTACGCATACGAGGCGCCGGTCACGGCGTCGTTTAACGAGGCGCGACTGACGCCGCGGTCCAACTCCCGGCAGAACGTGATCCTCAACCGGGTCGAAACCATTCCGGCTACCCGGTCCTACCGCTACGTCGACTATTGGGGTACCGCGGTGACGGCGTTCGACCTGCACGCCCCGCACACCGAGCTGACGGTCACGTCCTCCTCGGTCGTCGAGACCGAGCGTCCGGAGCCGCCGGAGGCGAAGGTCACCTGGGAAGAACTCGAGTCGATGGCCGTCATCGATCGTTTCGACGAGGTGCTGCGCCCCACCTCGTACACCCCGACAAGCAAACGTGTCGCCGCCGTGGGACGCCGGATCAGGAAGTATCACGACCCGGCGGAGGCGGTCGTCGCGGCGGCCCGTTGGGCGCGCAGCGAATTGGACTACCTGCCCGGCACCACCGGTGTGCACTCCTCCGGGCTCGATGCCCTGGAACAGGGCAAAGGCGTCTGCCAGGACTTTGCGCACTTGTCGCTGATTGTGTTGCGGGGCATGGGAATTCCTGCGCGCTATGTGTCCGGTTATCTGCATCCCAAGCGCAACGCGGTGGTGGGGAAGTCGGTGGCCGGACGCAGTCACGCCTGGATCCAGGCGTGGACCGGCGGTTGGTGGCACTACGACCCGACCAACGACACCGAGATCAGCGAGCAGTACATCAGCGTGGGCGCCGGCCGCGATTACAGCGACGTACCTCCGCTGAAAGGCATCTACTCCGGGCTTGGCGTCACCGACCTCGACGTGGACGTGGAGATCACCCGGCTGGCCTAG
- a CDS encoding alpha-E domain-containing protein, with the protein MLARNAEALYWIGRYVERADDTARILDVAIHQLLEDSSIDPDHASRLLLRVLGIDPPDHELDVWSLTDLVAFSTNASGGCSIVEAISAARENAKSAREVTSIETWECLNTTYHALPERERAAKRLGPHEFLSFVEGRAAMFAGLADSTLSRDDGYRFMLLGRAIERVDMTVRLLLSRVGDSASSPAWVTLLRSVGAHDTYLRTYRGVLDAARVVEFMMLDRLFPRSVYYSLRMAEHNLDELLHNPQSRIGATTEAQRLLGQARSKLEFVQPGVLLESLDSRLSGLQRTCRDVGEALTLQYFHVTPWVAWTDAGPRGQMVARKGES; encoded by the coding sequence ATGCTTGCCCGCAACGCCGAAGCGCTGTACTGGATCGGTCGCTACGTAGAGCGCGCCGACGACACCGCCCGAATTCTCGATGTCGCGATACACCAACTGCTCGAGGATTCCAGCATCGACCCCGACCACGCCTCGCGGCTGCTGTTGCGGGTGCTCGGCATCGACCCTCCCGATCACGAGCTGGATGTCTGGTCGTTGACCGACCTGGTGGCCTTCAGCACCAACGCTTCGGGCGGCTGTTCGATCGTCGAGGCGATCTCAGCGGCGCGGGAAAACGCCAAGTCGGCTCGCGAAGTGACGTCCATCGAGACCTGGGAGTGCCTGAACACCACCTACCACGCTCTCCCGGAACGTGAGCGAGCAGCCAAACGACTTGGGCCGCATGAATTTCTGTCATTCGTCGAAGGGCGTGCGGCCATGTTCGCCGGGCTGGCCGACTCCACTCTGTCGCGCGACGACGGATACCGGTTCATGTTGCTGGGCCGCGCCATCGAACGGGTCGACATGACGGTGCGCCTGTTGCTGTCCCGGGTAGGGGACAGCGCGTCATCGCCGGCCTGGGTCACGTTGCTGCGTTCGGTGGGTGCCCATGACACCTATCTGCGCACCTATCGCGGGGTGTTGGACGCGGCCCGGGTGGTCGAGTTCATGATGCTGGACCGGCTGTTCCCGCGCTCGGTCTACTACTCGCTGCGCATGGCCGAGCACAACCTCGATGAGCTGCTGCATAATCCGCAGAGCCGCATCGGGGCGACCACCGAAGCGCAGCGGCTGCTTGGGCAGGCGCGCAGCAAACTCGAGTTCGTCCAGCCCGGGGTCTTGCTGGAGTCCCTGGACAGCCGCTTGTCAGGTCTGCAACGAACCTGTCGTGACGTCGGAGAAGCCTTGACACTGCAGTATTTCCACGTAACCCCATGGGTAGCCTGGACCGATGCCGGCCCCCGCGGCCAGATGGTCGCCAGGAAGGGAGAATCCTGA